A genomic region of Scomber japonicus isolate fScoJap1 chromosome 5, fScoJap1.pri, whole genome shotgun sequence contains the following coding sequences:
- the tsnaxip1 gene encoding translin-associated factor X-interacting protein 1 produces MYLESYVIKELHTINPDEPKYQQLRLQVYRDVFACFIKEFKTYQPLLSAIRKEYENTLAYQQDHIRELEPLRSNLRLVTEECDRKIQARWVEEQAEIGALKREKEQLQEEIEAMREKEKTMQAVVDHLKSELSNQYTQYREERDARKLLIWQLNDLTRCSVKEEHPADERTEENKDPVELQLALKVCRKDLTKAQEELSRMKAEYWDVVPRRSWDSLEQTHKQTQQQLETLQGDFDQLKSEYDILLELFKRSSMQTETHDPDTVQVGASVSQEQSQVQSDQLKEPLKSDVSESDTLTVQEFRAALRTAFPLKSDQEIDELVASAQSESDSSNDTISSQRLCNLLAESGVAALPPAFDESEESALSNF; encoded by the exons ATGTACCTGGAGAGCTATGTGATCAAGGAGCTGCATACTATCAACCCAGATGAACCTAAATATCAGCAACTGAGGCTACAG GTCTACCGTGATGTCTTTGCTTGTTTCATCAAAGAGTTCAAAACCTACCAACCCCTTCTGTCTGCCATCAGAAAAGAATATGAAAACACTTTAG CATATCAGCAGGATCATATCCGAGAACTGGAACCGCTGCGATCCAATCTGAGGCTGGTGACAGAGGAATGTGACAGGAAGATTCAAGCTCGCTGGGTTGAGGAGCAAGCTGAGATTGGAGCCTTGAAAAGGGAGAAAGAGCAGCTGCAGGAGGAAATTGAGGCcatgagggagaaagaaaagaccaTGCAGGCAGTG GTGGACCATCTGAAATCTGAACTGTCCAACCAGTATACGCAATACAGGGAGGAGCGTGATGCCCGCAAGTTGCTGATCTGGCAGCTCAATGACCTAACAAGATGTTCTGTGAAGGAGGAGCATCCTGCAGATGAAAGGACAG AAGAGAATAAGGACCCTGTGGAGCTGCAGCTTGCTCTGAAGGTGTGTCGGAAAGACCTGACCAAAGCCCAGGAGGAGCTCAGCAGGATGAAGGCAGAGTACTGGGATGTGGTACCTCGACGCAGTTGGGACAGCCTGGAACAAACGCACAAACAGACCCAGCAGCAG TTAGAGACCCTGCAGGGCGACTTTGATCAGTTGAAGAGTGAATATGACATCCTGCTGGAGCTCTTCAAAAGAAGCAGCATGCAGACTGAGACACATGACCCTGACACTGTGCAG gtgggTGCGAGTGTGTCCCAGGAGCAAAGCCAGGTTCAGTCTGACCAACTAAAAGAGCCGCTCAAGTCTGATGTCTCCGAGAGCGATACACTCACTGTCCAGGAGTTTAG GGCAGCCCTGAGGACAGCATTCCCCCTGAAGTCAGATCAGGAAATAGATGAACTTGTGGCCTCGGCTCAAAGTGAATCAGACAGCAGCAATGACACCATCTCCTCCCAGAGACTCTGCAACCTA CTTGCAGAGTCCGGTGTGGCAGCCTTGCCTCCTGCTTTTGATGAATCAGAAGAATCTGCTTTATCAAACTTTTAA